Genomic DNA from Cucurbita pepo subsp. pepo cultivar mu-cu-16 chromosome LG13, ASM280686v2, whole genome shotgun sequence:
tggaaatctccccctagcagacgcgtttttaaaaccttgaggggaaagtccaaagaggacaaaatcTTCTAGGTGTGAGCgagcttgggccattacataAAGAATAGCTTTATCAAAAGTCTTCTTACTAATAGTGACGGAATTCTTGAAGTTTTCTGGTTTTTCCTACCAAATTGCCCACAACACCACACGGACCATAAAACTCCCAGAAAAATGTTCTTTTATCTGTAAGTTCAAACCTAACATACCTTCGACACGGGAGTCTTTGTTTAAGCATAAGCAAAGCgtccttttgattttgatttttttttatggtaaattttttttttttttttttttcctttgactTGCACACACTTGGGATTTGGAACACCACTCAACCAAATGGGCTGGCAGTCCCAGATGCCTGCATGAATTATGTTAGATCTACTAGTGATGTCCTGGATTTGATGAAGATTGGATTGGCAAACAGGACAGTTGGAGCCACAGCCCTGAATGAAAGAAGCAGCAGATCTCATAGGTAGTATTCTAACCATGTTTTCACTTGTCATTCAATTTCATACTTGGAGAATACATTTCATGTAATTACTGATGCTGTGCAGTGTGCTGACGATTCACGTTCGTGGTGTGGACTTGGAGACAGATGCTATCTTGCGTGGTAGTCTTCATCTAATAGATCTTGCCGGTAGTGAAAGGGTGGACCGCTCAGAGGCAACCGGAGATAGGCTGAAGGAGGCGcaacatataaataaatcattatcGGCTCTCGGGGACGTAATTTTTGCTCTAGCACAGAAGAATTCGCATGTTCCTTACAGAAATAGCAAACTAACCCAAGTTCTTCAAAGTTCTTTAGGTGCTTCCttgttttttgtatttgattgAACCTTTATTGTTCTATTTTCTGATGATACCTAGTTAATCACAATTTTGCTTTATTCGAACCTCTAGGTGGTCAAGCGAAAACGCTCATGTTTGTACAGATTAATCCCGATGCTGAGTCCTACTCTGAAACCATAAGCACCTTGAAGTTTGCAGAAAGAGTTTCCGGTGTGGAGTTGGGTGCTGCTCGCAGCAATAAAGAGGGTAGATATGTTAGAGAACTGATGGATCAGGTCCGGACGAGTTCTCTTCgctatttgatttcttttatcAAGCAGTTTTTGAATGATTGAACTTCATGAGATGTTGATATTGCAGGTGGCAGTTCTCAAGGATACCATTGCAAGTAAAGATGAGGATATTGAGCGGTTGCAGTTGCTTAAAACTAATAGCAATGGCGTAAAGCATGGCGTTAGTTCCCTAAGATATGAATCATTTTCCCCCAGAAAGCACTCTAGCGCAACGCCTCGGCCAAGCCAGAAGCCATCAGGGAGAAGGGGCTTAGGGTTGATTAGTAAAGCAACATCTGACCACGACAACTACTCCGATTGTGATAGGCGTTCTGAATGTGGATCATATCAATCTATGGAGGACTTCAGACATCATAATCGTTCTGGATCAGGATCAACGCATCTGTCTGTAGAGGATTTTAGACATCATAAGCGTTCTGGATCGGGATCGACGCATCTGTCTGTAGATGACTTAAGACAACAGAAGGAATTTTCTTCACAATCAAGAGCTTTAGGTCAGAATGTTACTGATGATGTTGAGCTTTTAGGCTTTGGGAATGCTGATTCTGATGAGAGATTAAGTGACATATCAGATGGCGGCCTTTCGATGGGGACTGAAACTGATGGATCGCTTTGCAGTGTTGTGGAATACACTTTATTCCCTGAAGTCTCAAAGCCATCTGATGGTTCGTTTGCCGATACCAAACACCCGGAGAGCTCGTCGGATGTAAAAAATCTAGCTGAGAGTGCAACAACTGGGGGGAAGTCTTTGGTTCCTATTCCAGAAAAGTAAGTAATTACTATTCCCTCTTAGAATATTTCTGATAGACTTGAGGTTCAGATTACTCTCTTAATTTCATTCGTAAATTTGATTGACGAACTCCGCTAGGTCCAGCTGCTATAAGACTATGACCCTTTATCTTTTCCTGGAACCGGAACGTCGAGAGCCTCACATCACTTATGGTTCACCCTACTAATCTTTGCTCCCTGTTTTATGCAGAACCAATGCACCATTGAAGACAGGCCTCAGGCCCCCACAAAGGCCCGTGCAAGCGAAACCGTCGAGAGTTTCACTGACGAAAAGCTTCTCAAAGGCTCCATCAGCATCAAGTATGAAAATCTAAGTACTGTTGTTTTTACTCCAAtgatttccatattatttacCTCATGTTCTTTTCTTAACTTTTGATAAGATGccaaacttttcattgataaaatgaaaagtacAAAAGGAGATCAAAGGAGAATACCAAAAAGCTCTCCCTCTGCTGTTAATAACAAAAGAATTATAACTGCAAAAGAGAGTGGATATAGTGCACCATCTTGAGGTATTAAATCATTATTTGCATTATGCCATTATTCAGCTCTTCAGCTCTTCAgctcttaaattattttggttaaactataatttttgCCATTTTAGTTTGCCACTTCTAACATTTTAGTCGTTTTACTCTTCAATCTAGAACATAGAACACGACCATAATTTAATCAACTCGATGTTAGCTCAGCTTTTATATGATGTAGCCATCGTCATATCGACTTTATATGACATCATTTCACTTAATGTTACTATATAACTAGATCATTGATGTTGCATAACGACCATGTAGCTTTACATGACGTCATGTCACTTAATATTACTATATAACTAGATCATTGATGTTTCGTAGCAACTAGTTTAGCTTTACATGACGTCATGTCACTTCATGTTACTATATTACTAGATCATTGACATTTTGTAGCGACCAGTTTATCTTTACATGACATCATGTCACTTCATGTTACTATATAGCTAGATCATTGACGTTTCATAGTGACTAGTTTAGCTTTACATAACGTCATGTCACTTCATGTTACTATATTACTAGATCATTGACATTTCATAGCGACTAGTTTATCTTTACATGACATCATGTCACTTCATGTTATACTATATAGCTAGATCATTGATGTTTCGTAGCGACTAATTTAGCTTTACATGACGTCATGTCACTTCATGTTACCATATAACTAGATCATTGACATTTCGTAGCGACTAGTTTAGCTTTACATGACTTCATGTCACTTCATGTTACTATTCAACTAGATCATTGACGTTTCGTAGCGACTAGTTTAGCTTTACATGACATCATGTCACTTCATGTTACCATATAACTAGATCATTGACGTTTCGTAGCGACTAAACTACGAATAGTTTAGCTTTAGCTTTAGATGACGTCATGTCACTTCATGTTACTATATAATTAGATCATTGATGTATCATAGCGACTAGTTTAGCTTATTTTTTGCCTTGTCACATTCTCCTTGCTCATTTCCCGTCTGTTTTGGTGCAAATCAGGTACGAAAAATCTATTGTTGGTAGCTCCTCGTCCATGAAATGCAGCAAAAGGTGGAAGCAAATGAATCTAAAAGTAATCTGAACAGATAAATTCTTAGAGTCTAATCATGATTTTATGTAGTTCTTGGTTGCAGGTTAACTTCACGCCTAGTTTCTGGCTCATCTCATAGGTTGCTTTTGCCTTTCTAATTGGAACTccataatttcttccttttgttgTACATTTGTGTGCCAACAGGTTAGCTTTTCGTTAAATACATGTTCACTTTGAACCCTAAACCatcacttttctctctctctctacctaTATATTTTCCTCTCTATGTAATATTTACTCGCACATTCTTTGTAGAAGAAGGCTAACTAGAGGAAGGCTAACTACTTGCTGGCTCGGAGCTGTATGAACGATAACATCCATGTAtgatttttatcattttatatgTATGAACAATTAATTTGCTCTTTTTTGGTCGTTGGTAATCTTCTTATTGACCACCATTAAAGATCTAACcgctatttattctttttacaaaaaaaaaaaaaaaaaaaaaaattgaaaaatctaCTTTAATCTCTCTTCTTCACATTTCTTAGGTTAAAGTTTGTTCATTTTACTCTAAAGCTGattctattttagtttatatatttttaaatgtttgataaAAGTATAGAcgataataattcaataaatccgtacaaattaataagaacttttaaatatttttttaattttctttcgaaATGTCTATGATTCGATCTCATacttgcaatttttttttgtggaagaaaacctcaaaattttacatcAAATAAAGAAACTTTGAAGACAGCTTTAGTATGAATGAAAGGCTCAGATAATTAACGCAAAATGTAATGCTAATAAAATAGATTATGAGTTCTGATGAATTCCTACGAAGTAAAACGCTAATTAAGTATGCCTTCTTGAACTATAAAATGCATATAATATCCCGGTGGTATTTATCACGCTAGCCTCATACATTAAAAGTCTCTGAGTTTGAATATAAGattcaatcaattttaaaatttgtatggaAAATTGGTTTGAGTTCAAAGTGATAATTTAGAATGTCATCGTATTTGAGTGGTATAGTTGGTTATTACGCTAGTCTCGTAGTCTCATACACTAGAAATCCCCAGTCTAAACCTGGGCTAGgacattttataaatttttgtttttacatAGGAGCCTCCATTCGACTTCGAAACACTAGTCTTACATACTAGAGCTCTTCAGCCCCAAACTTGGGCTTAgacattttataaatttctatttttacttAGGAGCCTCCGTTCGACTTCGAAACGTTAATTTAGACTATTATTGTGTCTAGACTATTATTGTGTCTGGATTTAATTTAGACTATTATTGTGTCTCGGTGgtgtggtgtagttggttacaCGCTaatctcacacactagaggtctcCAGCCCAAACTTGGGctaaacattttataaatttttatttttacatagGAGGCTCCGTTCGACTTCAAAACGCTAATTTAGACTATCATtgtgtctgggtggtgtagttggttatcaggCTAGTCTCAAAGGCAAAGAACCCGAACCAACCTGCTCGTTATTCAACGTTTCAAAGAACAGAGCTGATATCTAACATAGATTCAAGAAACTTAacgaaaatatatatttctactGATATCAAgccttcattttctctcttaacAATATAATGTACAAAAAGTTCAATGTGAAGAACAATTGGCTACACATCTCCCTACCACATTACAATATGGACAATTAACTATTAAGTTATTCAAAAGGATTTGGTTTTttgaagaataataaataaaagggtCCTAGACACCCTCCATCACAAACTCTCCCCTACTAGCCATTTCAGCTTCTCTAAGTAACCTCTTGCTCTGTTCtacaaaagaattcaaatgcGCCCGACTCCGAGAACCCGTGCGGTTGCTGAGAACGTTCCTTGTACAATTTCTTCCATTCGAGCTTTATCAAGCAGCACCATAACTCGAATCAACGAGGAACCATCTAAAGAAGCCATAATATCTGTACTGATCACTGGTATTTATCCTACACTCTAGCAATCGGAGAAAACGGAGGATTGAACAAATACGACGACGGTGTTTCTTTCAATGTTctcgtttcttttttcttctcctccatCGTGACTGCGTCGATCAAGAACTTTACTTCCTCCTCAAGAAGCACCTTTAAAGAATTGCAAGGCTGCAACTCTTTTGTTTCCTCCACCTGGACAGCATTGCAAGCTTCAGTCGCATGTAAAATAGCAACACAAATGGAGAACGCTTGCAAAGTCGATAATCGCGCGTGAAAATCGACAGCGTAGTGTCCATCTTTAACGACATTCATAGTCAATGCTGGAGTCGTATCCTTTACTCCCTGTATCCACATAGAAAAGCAAATACTACAATGAGAAGCTTTCATAATATGATTGTTACCCAAATTTTGGTATGAAGCATCAGTCCAGAATTGTATTATATAGAACGAATAGAAAGCTTACCTGATGAAAAAGCTCAAAGGTTTGTTTCCCCTTGTGTGATTGATTTTCAGCACTATGGGTGCCCAAAACTAGTAGAGGACAGCCCATGTCCCAACCACCACAGTCACACCCGCCTCCCAATCTCCATCGATCGAGTAACGGAGAAGGGCCATGGCTTTCGACAGTAGGCAAACCATGGTTTCCAATGGGAATGACCACCTTCAGAGTTTCTCGAGTTGTGTGATGGGGAGGTTCGTCTTTCCTTTGTTCAATCTTAGAGAGGTTTTGGACGGCTGAGATCAATTTGCTGCTTGGCTTATCACCTCTTTTTCTAAATGGGATTTGCATAGTAATAGCTGCAGCTTCCAGGTCTGGATGTAAATCTGCTGAATCCCAAGGGCAAGAATCAATAGAACCATAATCACAGTTTTCAGAAGCTTGTTTTTGctgaaattttggtttttctaGAGTCCCATCGTTCATACTAAAAGCTTCCTCAACCAAGGCTGAATTAGAACTTTTAGGAGGTTTGACAGCGTCGTGCATAAAGTCGCAACTTCCCTGTGATGCTGTACTTTTTCTAGCACGCCCTGTTTCGTACAGAACGAATTCTGTGACCATCGAGTTGTCAAAACCACCACCTCGAAGTTCAGAGGATAAATAACAGGAAACTTGCATCTGACCCACCATTAAGGAGTTTTTGCAGCTATGATTCAATCCAAAATTACTTGCATTGCTCTTCTTTTGATGATCTTGGGTATGAAATGTGTATACCCATTTAAAAGCATCGTCTGTCTTCCACGTCTTGGCTACGTAGACATCTTCGGGAGAGCTCTGAGAGAACTCAAAAAATGGCATCCCATGTTTTCTTTCCAACTTGAGAGAGCCATGTAAATGTACGGGCGAAGATGCAACAACATTATGGCGATTATCATTATTCGAAAAATCGGATTCACAATCTGAACTCTTCACCTTTCTCTGTGTCTCGTTTCTCTGCAAGTCAATTGTCTTAACAGCTTTATCTCCATCAGCTTCTATTGCATGACTGAAACGACTTCTAACAGATTTAGACTTCATAAATGGATCCAACATTTTCCTGAAAGGGCTTGTACGAACCTTTTGGCCGTGTCTAAACCGTAGATCACTCTCCAACGGAAGCTGGTTTTTAGGCATTTCTACCTTAGCAGAGAGTGACTTCTGCAATGCGTAAACCTTGTCTCTCTTGAAAAGTTTCTTGCCATTGTGAAGAGGTCTAATGCCTGTAACATTTCCGAGCTGATTGCTTGAATCTTTCGATAGAGCATCACTGTTCTCGGAACCTAAGTAGATCTCAAGGAAGCTATCCGATGAACGTGGGCGTATGCAAGCCTTACTAACTGATGATTGATTCAGTTTTGTGTTCAAAGATAATACATTATCTCTCCTCTCTAGTTTTTCCTCATCTGAACTACACAAAGAATCAACAATACCAGAAGACAAAGAGATCTTATTGTCATGAGAAATTTCTATCTTTCTCCTTTCCCCTTGAATGCTCATCCCTTTTATATTACCTACATCTTCATAGCTTTGGTACTTCGAACCCCGTTTGATCGCTTTATCATCTTCCAATTCATCTAGGCAAGGTGAATCGCCTTTACGGGAACTTCGGTTGCTGCCAAATCTAATCTCTGTGAAATCATCCTTTACATTCAATTCAAAACCTATATGCTCATTATCTTCTAGTTCAACTAGGCTAGATGAATTGCTTTTTCGAGACCTACGGCTGCCACCGAATCTAATCTCGGTAAAATCATCCTTCACACTCAATACGAAATCTTTATgcttatgtttttttcttgagATTCTAGTTTTAATGCTCGAATGTCGTGGGATTGATGGTAGAACTGTGTTAGGACTCAGATCCACAGAGCAAATACTGTCAAAGTCCAATTCTGTATCTTGCCCCATTGTATGATCCACAGCTCTGCCATAAGAAAGACACTAAGTTTTGAGCAGAATTCTAAGATATTTGACTACGGAACAGTTCTAGCTACAAAAAGggcaaagaaaaaacaatgcaACTCAACATAGTTCATAAGCTATGGAACAAAGTATTGATGTTTTCGTTTGAATCAAGCGAAAATAAAATGGTCTACTTAACAGTTCCTTTCTAAAACTCACAGATTTGAACACTAAAATTGAACAAAGACAGACCAAAGCACAGAAACCAGATCTTAACAAGAGctcaaattgaacaaaaagaagcAGCCCAGGATCTATGAACTCCAACCTTTGCAACAATCCAGTTTGAAAAAAGGCAAACTCCCCATCAAAAATCAGTTTAgacagaagaaaaagaaattgattcaGGAAACTGAGATCTTCTGCCCTAAAACACAGAGAAGTAgcagagaaaaatcaaaatgtgaGCAAAGGGAGCAAAAgacatttcatcaaacacattGCAGGCAACATTTcaagaaacccaaaacaagGAACAGAAGAATTCAAGCGAAATTTTGGGCTTACCCTACTAGATCTTAGAAGAACGAAGGCAAATAAAAACCCAATAAACATCAGCAAGGAGAAGCAATCATGTCGACGAATCTCTTCACCTGAAAGCTTCGAAAGAATCCATGGCAGAAGGGGGGAAACCCCAAATTAAGAAACGATGAATCTGTCACTAACTAAATGAGAAAGAATCAAGGAAAGTTGAAGGGTGAAAGCAAAAAAATGATCAGAAGAACTTGAGCAATAGCCTTAAAGCATAATGAACACAAGGGTATTGTCTTTGAGAGAGAGTGCAACGCAAGGCAAATGCTAGAGAGATAAAACATGCGCCATAGACAaagtgaaaatgaaaggaagagagagaatctctctctctctctctctctctctctctctctctctctctctctctcacgaGTGAAGGGTCCTGGGAGAGACAAGATGACTGCGAAGCTACTGTTCATGTCTACATAAAAGTGCCATGGTTTCCATACTCATCATACCTTCTCCCTTGCCCATTATTATCTccataaaagttaaattacaaatttagtcctt
This window encodes:
- the LOC111808169 gene encoding uncharacterized protein LOC111808169 — translated: MGQDTELDFDSICSVDLSPNTVLPSIPRHSSIKTRISRKKHKHKDFVLSVKDDFTEIRFGGSRRSRKSNSSSLVELEDNEHIGFELNVKDDFTEIRFGSNRSSRKGDSPCLDELEDDKAIKRGSKYQSYEDVGNIKGMSIQGERRKIEISHDNKISLSSGIVDSLCSSDEEKLERRDNVLSLNTKLNQSSVSKACIRPRSSDSFLEIYLGSENSDALSKDSSNQLGNVTGIRPLHNGKKLFKRDKVYALQKSLSAKVEMPKNQLPLESDLRFRHGQKVRTSPFRKMLDPFMKSKSVRSRFSHAIEADGDKAVKTIDLQRNETQRKVKSSDCESDFSNNDNRHNVVASSPVHLHGSLKLERKHGMPFFEFSQSSPEDVYVAKTWKTDDAFKWVYTFHTQDHQKKSNASNFGLNHSCKNSLMVGQMQVSCYLSSELRGGGFDNSMVTEFVLYETGRARKSTASQGSCDFMHDAVKPPKSSNSALVEEAFSMNDGTLEKPKFQQKQASENCDYGSIDSCPWDSADLHPDLEAAAITMQIPFRKRGDKPSSKLISAVQNLSKIEQRKDEPPHHTTRETLKVVIPIGNHGLPTVESHGPSPLLDRWRLGGGCDCGGWDMGCPLLVLGTHSAENQSHKGKQTFELFHQGVKDTTPALTMNVVKDGHYAVDFHARLSTLQAFSICVAILHATEACNAVQVEETKELQPCNSLKVLLEEEVKFLIDAVTMEEKKKETRTLKETPSSYLFNPPFSPIARV